The following proteins come from a genomic window of Trichoplusia ni isolate ovarian cell line Hi5 chromosome 16, tn1, whole genome shotgun sequence:
- the LOC113501671 gene encoding ubiquitin carboxyl-terminal hydrolase 8 isoform X2 has protein sequence MTETRRIQLHLGKCIEDLDKLHNVPDLKSKRATLLCKTAQKLFESAEEAREKGDEEYSYVYYMKYLRVIAYISKDKEYLKDKSYFNNMLGAKNPNKAIDHAEKLKNSLIDRYQKEQKTKRLNDIKENELIKQKMEENRKKSTESTPIIEPPQVMGLPGPDEVTIKSEQLYAILKSGKLKVMILDVRSAKDYKESHIHFPGCISVPEEVISPGQSANVLELSLPPESRPVWAERAAMELIVLLDWASTAVIPGKTLYLLKTILLRWDVKVQYSRPPLALEGGYEDWLLKYPAFTTNPQAQPPRQDDFMDDMLSEIEYPNWSEVSPSAGAAPPISRKPGEPFVDRASKAAAVQVYSERARNMQLILEKQERIADNSLTLEMQRIAAEQDWEKVREQREAEVQEELRAMYKLREQEIISQLMQLENKQYDMEQENQSLREQLEEYQRREREEAEKLAETIASASEETDTADVEERQRLVSSQAALAAREVSLAHARIAAVRLQREQLDRARELLEAERKRKLASARARRKPHDKPAHGDEDGDSYMMSSDPGATGLNRSHSSPNIAKVSSDEEEPCAPVFDRSTKPAKVAPSSDLHQRDFQPVWGDVGRGLTGLKNLGNTCYMNSIIQCLNNTAILVTYFCNGQYLEHVNRSHSTRGAIAEELAAVVRALWSGQYRFIATRDLRNEVGKHQRAFRGCEQQDSHEFLTILMDWLHLDLQFTINVPPHKDSLPPSEKAWHEYTKSKESLILRLFYGQIKSTVRCTVCGKQSVTYESFSNLSLELPANANRCTLSDCLKLYLNGETIPGWNCPNCKEKRDAVKKLDISRLPPVLVIHFKRFYVDPKEYMCNAYRKKQTYIDFPLEDLDMRQFALHCPNNHSYNLYAVSNHYGSMEGGHYTAYCKSSVYGKWYKYDDHVVTEIPASEVKSSAAYILFYTSCGPARVS, from the exons ATGACAGAAACACGAAGAATACAACTTCACCTTGGAAAATGTATAGAGGATTTGGACAAATTACACAATGTACCAGATTTGAAGTCGAAAAGAGCTACTCT GTTATGCAAAACAGCTCAAAAATTATTCGAAAGTGCAGAAGAAGCTCGCGAAAAAGGAGATGAAGAGTACTCGTATGTTTATTACATGAAATATCTTCGAGTGATAGCTTATATCAGCAAGGACAAGGAGTATTTGAAGGATAAGTCTTACTTTAACAACATGTTGGGTGCTAAGAATCCTAACAAAGCAATAGATCACGCTGAAAAGCTGAAAAACAGCCTTATTGACAG gTATCAAAAGGAACAGAAAACAAAACGTCTGAACGATATAAAAGAGAATGAGTTAATAAAACAGAAGATGGAGGAGAATAGGAAGAAATCAACTGAATCTACACCTATTATAGAACCACCACAAGTCATGGGGCTACCAG GGCCTGATGAAGTGACAATTAAGAGTGAGCAGCTGTATGCTATCCTAAAGAGTGGCAAGCTGAAGGTCATGATCTTGGATGTGAGGTCTGCTAAGGACTACAAGGAGTCTCACATACACTTCCCTGGCTGTATCAGTGTGCCTGAAGAAGTTATATCACCTGG TCAATCCGCCAACGTGTTGGAGCTGAGCCTGCCGCCGGAGTCGCGGCCGGTGTGGGCCGAGCGCGCCGCCATGGAGCTCATCGTGCTGCTGGACTGGGCCAGCACCGCCGTCATACCCGGCAAGACGCTCTACCTGCTCAAGACCATCCTGCTCCGG TGGGACGTGAAGGTGCAGTACTCGCGGCCGCCGCTGGCGCTGGAGGGCGGCTACGAGGACTGGCTGCTCAAGTACCCCGCCTTCACCACCAACCCGCAGGCGCAGCCGCCCAGGCAGGACGACTTCATGGACGACATGCTCA GTGAGATTGAATACCCGAATTGGTCAGAGGTGAGTCCGTCAGCGGGCGCTGCCCCACCCATCTCGCGGAAACCTGGAGAGCCCTTCGTAGATAGGGCTAGCAAG GCGGCCGCAGTGCAGGTGTACTCGGAGCGGGCGCGCAACATGCAGCTCATCCTGGAGAAACAGGAGCGCATCGCAGACAACTCACTCACGCTGGAAATGCAACGGATCGCGGCCGAACAG GACTGGGAGAAGGTTCGCGAGCAGCGTGAGGCCGAAGTGCAGGAAGAGCTGCGCGCCATGTACAAGCTGCGGGAACAGGAGATCATCTCACAGCTCATGCAGCTCGAGAACAAGCAGTACGATATG GAACAAGAGAACCAGAGCCTGCGCGAACAGCTGGAGGAGTACCAGCGGCGCGAGCGTGAGGAGGCCGAGAAGTTGGCCGAGACCATCGCCAGCGCCAGTGAGGAGACCGACACCGCTGACGTCGAAG AGCGGCAGCGGCTGGTGTCGTCGcaggcggcgctggcggcgcgcgaGGTGTCGCTGGCGCACGCGCGCATCGCGGCCGTGCGGCTGCAGCGCGAGCAGCTGGACCGCGCGCGCGAGCTGCTGGAGGCCGAGCGCAAGCGCAAGCTGGCCAgcgcgcgcgcgcgccgcaaGCCGCACGACAAGCCCGCGCACGGG GATGAAGATGGCGACTCATACATGATGTCATCAGACCCGGGCGCCACCGGACTCAACCGCTCACACTCCTCTCCAAACATTGCCAAG GTGTCTTCAGATGAGGAAGAGCCGTGTGCGCCGGTGTTCGACCGCAGCACGAAGCCCGCCAAGGTGGCGCCCTCCAGCGACCTGCATCAGAGGGACTTCCAACCAGTATGGGGAGATGTG GGTCGAGGGCTGACCGGTCTGAAGAACCTCGGCAACACGTGCTACATGAACAGCATCATCCAGTGCCTCAACAACACCGCCATACTCGTCACCTACTTCTGCAACGGACAGTACTTGGAACATGTCAACAG GTCCCACAGCACTCGCGGCGCGATAGCAGAAGAGCTGGCGGCGGTGGTGCGCGCGCTGTGGTCCGGACAGTACCGGTTCATCGCCACCCGGGACCTGAGG AACGAGGTGGGCAAGCACCAGCGCGCATTCCGCGGCTGCGAGCAGCAGGACTCGCACGAGTTCCTCACCATCCTCATGGACTGGCTGCACCTCGACCTGCAGTTCACCATCAACGTGCCGCCGCACAAG GACAGCCTCCCTCCCTCAGAGAAGGCGTGGCACGAGTACACCAAGTCCAAGGAGAGCCTGATCCTGCGGCTGTTCTACGGCCAAATCAAGTCGACTGTCCGCTGCACCGTCTGCGGCAAGCAGAGCGTCACATACGAGTCCTTCTCGAACCTCTCGCTGGAACTGCCGGCGAATGCTAACCGGTGTACCTTGAGC GATTGCCTAAAGCTATACCTCAACGGAGAGACGATACCAGGCTGGAACTGCCCCAACTGCAAGGAGAAGCGGGATGCTGTCAAGAAGCTGGACATCTCCCGGCTGCCCCCAGTCCTGGTCATCCACTTCAAGCGGTTCTACGTGGACCCTAAGGAGTACATGTGCAATGCGTACAGGAAGAAACAGACCTACATCGACTTCCCTCTAGAAGATCTCGATATGAGGCAGTTCGCTCTGCACTGCCCTAATAATCACTCGTATAATCTGTACGCGGTGTCCAATCACTATGGGTCCATGGAGGGCGGACATTATACTGCTTATTGTAAGAGCAGCGTATATGGCAA ATGGTACAAATACGACGACCACGTGGTGACGGAGATCCCGGCGAGCGAGGTGAAGTCGAGCGCGGCCTACATCCTGTTCTACACGTCGTGCGGGCCCGCGCGCGTGTCGTGA
- the LOC113501671 gene encoding ubiquitin carboxyl-terminal hydrolase 8 isoform X1, which translates to MTETRRIQLHLGKCIEDLDKLHNVPDLKSKRATLLCKTAQKLFESAEEAREKGDEEYSYVYYMKYLRVIAYISKDKEYLKDKSYFNNMLGAKNPNKAIDHAEKLKNSLIDRYQKEQKTKRLNDIKENELIKQKMEENRKKSTESTPIIEPPQVMGLPGPDEVTIKSEQLYAILKSGKLKVMILDVRSAKDYKESHIHFPGCISVPEEVISPGQSANVLELSLPPESRPVWAERAAMELIVLLDWASTAVIPGKTLYLLKTILLRWDVKVQYSRPPLALEGGYEDWLLKYPAFTTNPQAQPPRQDDFMDDMLSEIEYPNWSEVSPSAGAAPPISRKPGEPFVDRASKAAAVQVYSERARNMQLILEKQERIADNSLTLEMQRIAAEQDWEKVREQREAEVQEELRAMYKLREQEIISQLMQLENKQYDMEQENQSLREQLEEYQRREREEAEKLAETIASASEETDTADVEERQRLVSSQAALAAREVSLAHARIAAVRLQREQLDRARELLEAERKRKLASARARRKPHDKPAHGDEDGDSYMMSSDPGATGLNRSHSSPNIAKQVSSDEEEPCAPVFDRSTKPAKVAPSSDLHQRDFQPVWGDVGRGLTGLKNLGNTCYMNSIIQCLNNTAILVTYFCNGQYLEHVNRSHSTRGAIAEELAAVVRALWSGQYRFIATRDLRNEVGKHQRAFRGCEQQDSHEFLTILMDWLHLDLQFTINVPPHKDSLPPSEKAWHEYTKSKESLILRLFYGQIKSTVRCTVCGKQSVTYESFSNLSLELPANANRCTLSDCLKLYLNGETIPGWNCPNCKEKRDAVKKLDISRLPPVLVIHFKRFYVDPKEYMCNAYRKKQTYIDFPLEDLDMRQFALHCPNNHSYNLYAVSNHYGSMEGGHYTAYCKSSVYGKWYKYDDHVVTEIPASEVKSSAAYILFYTSCGPARVS; encoded by the exons ATGACAGAAACACGAAGAATACAACTTCACCTTGGAAAATGTATAGAGGATTTGGACAAATTACACAATGTACCAGATTTGAAGTCGAAAAGAGCTACTCT GTTATGCAAAACAGCTCAAAAATTATTCGAAAGTGCAGAAGAAGCTCGCGAAAAAGGAGATGAAGAGTACTCGTATGTTTATTACATGAAATATCTTCGAGTGATAGCTTATATCAGCAAGGACAAGGAGTATTTGAAGGATAAGTCTTACTTTAACAACATGTTGGGTGCTAAGAATCCTAACAAAGCAATAGATCACGCTGAAAAGCTGAAAAACAGCCTTATTGACAG gTATCAAAAGGAACAGAAAACAAAACGTCTGAACGATATAAAAGAGAATGAGTTAATAAAACAGAAGATGGAGGAGAATAGGAAGAAATCAACTGAATCTACACCTATTATAGAACCACCACAAGTCATGGGGCTACCAG GGCCTGATGAAGTGACAATTAAGAGTGAGCAGCTGTATGCTATCCTAAAGAGTGGCAAGCTGAAGGTCATGATCTTGGATGTGAGGTCTGCTAAGGACTACAAGGAGTCTCACATACACTTCCCTGGCTGTATCAGTGTGCCTGAAGAAGTTATATCACCTGG TCAATCCGCCAACGTGTTGGAGCTGAGCCTGCCGCCGGAGTCGCGGCCGGTGTGGGCCGAGCGCGCCGCCATGGAGCTCATCGTGCTGCTGGACTGGGCCAGCACCGCCGTCATACCCGGCAAGACGCTCTACCTGCTCAAGACCATCCTGCTCCGG TGGGACGTGAAGGTGCAGTACTCGCGGCCGCCGCTGGCGCTGGAGGGCGGCTACGAGGACTGGCTGCTCAAGTACCCCGCCTTCACCACCAACCCGCAGGCGCAGCCGCCCAGGCAGGACGACTTCATGGACGACATGCTCA GTGAGATTGAATACCCGAATTGGTCAGAGGTGAGTCCGTCAGCGGGCGCTGCCCCACCCATCTCGCGGAAACCTGGAGAGCCCTTCGTAGATAGGGCTAGCAAG GCGGCCGCAGTGCAGGTGTACTCGGAGCGGGCGCGCAACATGCAGCTCATCCTGGAGAAACAGGAGCGCATCGCAGACAACTCACTCACGCTGGAAATGCAACGGATCGCGGCCGAACAG GACTGGGAGAAGGTTCGCGAGCAGCGTGAGGCCGAAGTGCAGGAAGAGCTGCGCGCCATGTACAAGCTGCGGGAACAGGAGATCATCTCACAGCTCATGCAGCTCGAGAACAAGCAGTACGATATG GAACAAGAGAACCAGAGCCTGCGCGAACAGCTGGAGGAGTACCAGCGGCGCGAGCGTGAGGAGGCCGAGAAGTTGGCCGAGACCATCGCCAGCGCCAGTGAGGAGACCGACACCGCTGACGTCGAAG AGCGGCAGCGGCTGGTGTCGTCGcaggcggcgctggcggcgcgcgaGGTGTCGCTGGCGCACGCGCGCATCGCGGCCGTGCGGCTGCAGCGCGAGCAGCTGGACCGCGCGCGCGAGCTGCTGGAGGCCGAGCGCAAGCGCAAGCTGGCCAgcgcgcgcgcgcgccgcaaGCCGCACGACAAGCCCGCGCACGGG GATGAAGATGGCGACTCATACATGATGTCATCAGACCCGGGCGCCACCGGACTCAACCGCTCACACTCCTCTCCAAACATTGCCAAG CAGGTGTCTTCAGATGAGGAAGAGCCGTGTGCGCCGGTGTTCGACCGCAGCACGAAGCCCGCCAAGGTGGCGCCCTCCAGCGACCTGCATCAGAGGGACTTCCAACCAGTATGGGGAGATGTG GGTCGAGGGCTGACCGGTCTGAAGAACCTCGGCAACACGTGCTACATGAACAGCATCATCCAGTGCCTCAACAACACCGCCATACTCGTCACCTACTTCTGCAACGGACAGTACTTGGAACATGTCAACAG GTCCCACAGCACTCGCGGCGCGATAGCAGAAGAGCTGGCGGCGGTGGTGCGCGCGCTGTGGTCCGGACAGTACCGGTTCATCGCCACCCGGGACCTGAGG AACGAGGTGGGCAAGCACCAGCGCGCATTCCGCGGCTGCGAGCAGCAGGACTCGCACGAGTTCCTCACCATCCTCATGGACTGGCTGCACCTCGACCTGCAGTTCACCATCAACGTGCCGCCGCACAAG GACAGCCTCCCTCCCTCAGAGAAGGCGTGGCACGAGTACACCAAGTCCAAGGAGAGCCTGATCCTGCGGCTGTTCTACGGCCAAATCAAGTCGACTGTCCGCTGCACCGTCTGCGGCAAGCAGAGCGTCACATACGAGTCCTTCTCGAACCTCTCGCTGGAACTGCCGGCGAATGCTAACCGGTGTACCTTGAGC GATTGCCTAAAGCTATACCTCAACGGAGAGACGATACCAGGCTGGAACTGCCCCAACTGCAAGGAGAAGCGGGATGCTGTCAAGAAGCTGGACATCTCCCGGCTGCCCCCAGTCCTGGTCATCCACTTCAAGCGGTTCTACGTGGACCCTAAGGAGTACATGTGCAATGCGTACAGGAAGAAACAGACCTACATCGACTTCCCTCTAGAAGATCTCGATATGAGGCAGTTCGCTCTGCACTGCCCTAATAATCACTCGTATAATCTGTACGCGGTGTCCAATCACTATGGGTCCATGGAGGGCGGACATTATACTGCTTATTGTAAGAGCAGCGTATATGGCAA ATGGTACAAATACGACGACCACGTGGTGACGGAGATCCCGGCGAGCGAGGTGAAGTCGAGCGCGGCCTACATCCTGTTCTACACGTCGTGCGGGCCCGCGCGCGTGTCGTGA